The proteins below come from a single Thermoproteales archaeon genomic window:
- a CDS encoding FkbM family methyltransferase, producing the protein IGRLERVDLLKLDVEGAELEILENSRGILNPKRVKRLIVEVHENIVKPSEVSQILEELGYEVVEYVAEDLLLQIFVYAADTLL; encoded by the coding sequence ATAGGGCGACTGGAGAGAGTCGACCTGTTAAAGCTTGATGTTGAGGGCGCTGAGCTTGAAATTCTAGAAAATTCTAGGGGTATCCTTAATCCTAAAAGGGTAAAGAGGCTCATAGTGGAAGTGCATGAGAATATTGTTAAGCCAAGCGAGGTTTCCCAGATTTTGGAAGAGCTAGGCTATGAGGTTGTCGAATATGTTGCCGAAGATTTATTATTACAGATTTTCGTCTATGCGGCGGATACTTTGTTATAA